Proteins encoded in a region of the Coffea eugenioides isolate CCC68of chromosome 4, Ceug_1.0, whole genome shotgun sequence genome:
- the LOC113767605 gene encoding transcription termination factor MTERF15, mitochondrial isoform X2, with protein sequence MCLKGLGFSESTVVNVLEAFPLVIMMDEDRIRDKMVFLMDIGFEKDDVDRIIRLFPFSMAFEVGKKMKPLFDEFEDLGFSLDVVRWEVLRDPRVLGMEVGELTQCLKMLRSLKCRTVIKENIFRIGAFRAGYEVKMRVDCLRKYGLTYRDAFTVLWKEPRALLYEIVHIEKKIDFLLQTMKFDVFCLVQVPEYLGVNFEKKVVPRYNVIEYLSSSGRLGDEVGLRGLIKPSRLRFYNLYVKPYPECKKLYGRYAAAEVKSRHPAGMWKLFQPQKHSESREDVENIRSVLFCFTGTEVGLLLKKTMCYQTDFLSG encoded by the exons ATGTGTTTAAAAGGTTTAGGGTTTAGTGAGAGTACTGTGGTTAATGTTTTGGAGGCATTTCCCTTGGTGATCATGATGGATGAAGATAGAATTCGCGATAAAATGGTATTCTTGATGGATATTGGTTTTGAAAAAGATGATGTTGATCGTATTATTCGCCTGTTTCCATTTTCTATGGCATTTGAGGTTGGGAAAAAGATGAAACCATTGTTTGATGAATTTGaggatcttggttttagcttggATGTGGTTAGGTGGGAGGTCCTTAGAGACCCTCGAGTGCTTGGTATGGAAGTTGGTGAGCTTACACAGTGTTTGAAAATGCTGAGGAGTTTGAAATGTAGAACTGTGATTAAGGAGAATATTTTCCGTATTGGAGCTTTTAGGGCCGGGTATGAAGTGAAAATGAGGGTTGATTGTTTGAGGAAATATGGGTTGACATATAGGGATGCTTTTACAGTGTTGTGGAAAGAGCCAAGGGCACTCCTGTATGAGATAGTGCACATTGAGAAGAAAATTGATTTTCTTCTGCAAACTATGAAATTTGATGTTTTCTGTCTGGTTCAAGTTCCAGAGTACTTGGGGGTAAACTTTGAGAAAAAGGTTGTGCCCCGATACAATGTGATAGAATATTTGAGCTCAAGTGGTAGGCTTGGGGATGAAGTAGGATTGAGGGGCTTGATTAAGCCTAGTCGGTTGAGGTTTTACAATCTCTATGTGAAGCCTTATCCAGAGTGTAAGAAATTATATGGGAGATATGCAGCAGCTGAAGTTAAAAGTAGGCATCCAGCTGGAATGTGGAAGCTTTTCCAACCACAAAAGCATTCAGAATCTAGAGAAGATGTTGAAAACATCAG GTCAGTGCTGTTTTGCTTTACTGGAACTGAAGTTGGGTTGCTATTAAAAAAGACGATGTGCTATCAAACTGACTTTCTTTCTGGTTAA
- the LOC113769193 gene encoding uncharacterized protein LOC113769193, with protein sequence MDITSFSQQEGETLYEIWERYRELQRRCPYHGLPDWLVVQTFYNGFTYRTKTHVDAAVRGALMGKTAEESQQLIEEMAANNYQWANEQGNTRRTAGMLEVDILNMLSAKMDNVVKMFNRHVGSNSNQGVIIACCTACGGDHDDSMYSSSEQIQYLNNYNRPPQNNPYSNTYNSGWHNHPNFGWKDQGNQQRPINPPNFQPKQPLPESKPAWKMAIEKLANVSNDKIEKLASATTQRFERIEGRMDQPTNMYRNVEIQLGQIANAVNNRNQGDLSNKTEVNPREHVKAITPHSGKEVGEKLVVESEKEFERIENKQLSELGEDGKKIKGKEIKPQIGDTTPIPPPLSFPQRLKFSKNDKEFEKSIRHPMGILENVLIKVQKFIIPVDFVVLDMEEDVNVHIILGRPFLATAGTIIDVKCGKFKFQIREEEVEFDLSKVEKYPSFTDHVYSVDICDELAL encoded by the exons ATGGATATAACTAGTTTCTCTCAACAGGAAGGAGAGACATTGTACGAAATTTGGGAGCGCTATCGGGAATTACAACGAAGATGTCCTTATCATGGTTTACCAGATTGGCTAGTGGTCCAAACATTTTACAATGGTTTCACCTATCGAACAAAGACGCATGTAGATGCGGCAGTACGAGGAGCATTGATGGGAAAGACAGCCGAGGAATCTCAACAATTGATTGAAGAAATGGCTGctaataactaccaatgggccaacGAACAAGGTAATACAAGGAGAACCGCAGGTATGCTTGAAGTAGATATCTTGAATATGTTAAGTGCAAAGATGGATAATGTGGTTAAAATGTTTAATAGGCATGTTGGTTCTAACTCTAATCAAGGAGTAATTATTGCATGTTGTACTGCTTGCGGCGGAGATCATGATGATTCTATGTATTCTAGCAGCGAACAAATTCAATATCTCAACAATTACAACCGTCCACCTCAAAATAATCCATACTCTAATACCTACAATTCAGGATGGCATAATCACCCgaattttggatggaaagatcaaggGAACCAACAAAGACCAATTAATCCACCGAATTTTCAACCAAAACAACCACTTCCGGAGTCCAAACCAGCTTGGAAAATGGCAATTGAAAAGTTGGCAAATgtatcaaatgataaaattgaaaagttagccAGTGCCACTACTCAACGGTTTGAAAGAATTGAAGGAAGGATGGACCAACCCACTAATATGTATCGAAATGTCGAAATCCAATTGGGGCAAATAGCTAATGCGGTCAACAATCGCAACCAAGGGGACTTATCTAACAAGACTGAGGTGAATCCAAGGGAACATGTGAAGGCCATAACCCCCCATAGTGGTAAGGAAGTGGGGGAGAAACTTGTAGTTGAAAGTgaaaaagaatttgaaagaATAGAAAATAAGCAGTTGAGTGAATTAGGAGAAGATGGCAAGAAAATCAAAGGGAAAGAAATTAAACCACAAATTGGAGATACAACACCAATTCCTCCACCGTTGTCATTTCCACAAAGATTAAAGTTTTCGAAAAATGACAAAGAATTTGAGAA GTCTATTAGACATCCAATGGGCATATTGGAGAATGTGCTTATTAAAGTACAGAAATTCATTATTCCtgttgattttgttgttttagataTGGAGGAAGATGTCAATGTACATATTATACTTGGTAGACCATTTCTGGCCACTGCAGGTACAATAATAGATGTTAAATGTGGTAagttcaaatttcaaattcgtGAAGAGGAAGTGGAGTTTGATTTGAGTAAAGTGGAGAAGTATCCCTCTTTTACCGACCATGTTTATTCTGTTGACATATGTGATGAATTGGCATTATAG
- the LOC113767605 gene encoding transcription termination factor MTERF15, mitochondrial isoform X1 encodes MAIRTLGRPKFPIQLNSIHNFNQEFPNPVFKQFSTDPKKALTSIPRKSHERNLISLSGLFRRYGFQPSQISNFLKSNQFLLNLKPSHVQKSLKILLSLKPSQEFLSSVVYSCPSILDFDFLEKWETKFSDMGISNFTSSAIRNIFEVSRRFELGPDDALRCVMCLKGLGFSESTVVNVLEAFPLVIMMDEDRIRDKMVFLMDIGFEKDDVDRIIRLFPFSMAFEVGKKMKPLFDEFEDLGFSLDVVRWEVLRDPRVLGMEVGELTQCLKMLRSLKCRTVIKENIFRIGAFRAGYEVKMRVDCLRKYGLTYRDAFTVLWKEPRALLYEIVHIEKKIDFLLQTMKFDVFCLVQVPEYLGVNFEKKVVPRYNVIEYLSSSGRLGDEVGLRGLIKPSRLRFYNLYVKPYPECKKLYGRYAAAEVKSRHPAGMWKLFQPQKHSESREDVENIRSFMESIT; translated from the coding sequence ATGGCAATTAGGACTTTAGGAAGACCAAAATTTCCCATCCAACTAAATTCAATCCACAATTTTAACCAAGAATTCCCAAACCCAGTATTCAAACAATTCTCCACAGATCCAAAAAAAGCCCTAACTTCGATCCCGCGAAAATCCCATGAAAGGAACCTAATTTCCCTTTCAGGTCTCTTTCGCAGGTATGGTTTTCAACCATCTCAAATCAGCAATTTCCTCAAAAGTAATCAATTTTTACTCAATTTGAAGCCGTCCCATGTCCAAAAGTCCCTCAAAATTCTCTTATCTTTGAAACCCTCacaagaatttctttcttctgttGTATATAGTTGTCCTAGTATTTTAGactttgattttcttgaaaaatgggAAACCAAGTTTTCTGATATGGGAATCTCTAATTTTACATCTTCAGCCATCAGGAATATTTTTGAGGTTTCTAGGAGATTTGAGTTGGGACCAGATGATGCTTTAAGGTGTGTAATGTGTTTAAAAGGTTTAGGGTTTAGTGAGAGTACTGTGGTTAATGTTTTGGAGGCATTTCCCTTGGTGATCATGATGGATGAAGATAGAATTCGCGATAAAATGGTATTCTTGATGGATATTGGTTTTGAAAAAGATGATGTTGATCGTATTATTCGCCTGTTTCCATTTTCTATGGCATTTGAGGTTGGGAAAAAGATGAAACCATTGTTTGATGAATTTGaggatcttggttttagcttggATGTGGTTAGGTGGGAGGTCCTTAGAGACCCTCGAGTGCTTGGTATGGAAGTTGGTGAGCTTACACAGTGTTTGAAAATGCTGAGGAGTTTGAAATGTAGAACTGTGATTAAGGAGAATATTTTCCGTATTGGAGCTTTTAGGGCCGGGTATGAAGTGAAAATGAGGGTTGATTGTTTGAGGAAATATGGGTTGACATATAGGGATGCTTTTACAGTGTTGTGGAAAGAGCCAAGGGCACTCCTGTATGAGATAGTGCACATTGAGAAGAAAATTGATTTTCTTCTGCAAACTATGAAATTTGATGTTTTCTGTCTGGTTCAAGTTCCAGAGTACTTGGGGGTAAACTTTGAGAAAAAGGTTGTGCCCCGATACAATGTGATAGAATATTTGAGCTCAAGTGGTAGGCTTGGGGATGAAGTAGGATTGAGGGGCTTGATTAAGCCTAGTCGGTTGAGGTTTTACAATCTCTATGTGAAGCCTTATCCAGAGTGTAAGAAATTATATGGGAGATATGCAGCAGCTGAAGTTAAAAGTAGGCATCCAGCTGGAATGTGGAAGCTTTTCCAACCACAAAAGCATTCAGAATCTAGAGAAGATGTTGAAAACATCAGGTCTTTCATGGAGTCTATAACTTAG